The following are from one region of the Cyanobium gracile PCC 6307 genome:
- a CDS encoding peptidylprolyl isomerase, which yields MSTARDTLPEPLSGLREPAVVELPPGRPWLALSELNRLIRQQGQARPLARAWLLDQLVHAIPLPIEEEKALMAAFLERRGITDDDQVPGWLQERGLVFDDLRMLATQKQRLQRLVRSRWSGEVEVRFLQRKPELDQVVYSLLRVESEDLAAELHHQIAEGEADFADLAPLHSSGPERHCRGQIGPLPLATGHPSLVSRLRRGRPGQLFDPFEAGDSWVVLRLEQFLPAELNAPTRERMMSELFEEWLEQRVRLLLEGQPLPPLDAMLALLQEDATP from the coding sequence ATGAGCACCGCCCGCGACACCCTGCCCGAACCCCTCTCCGGCCTGCGGGAGCCGGCCGTGGTGGAGCTGCCACCCGGCCGCCCCTGGCTGGCCCTCTCCGAACTCAACCGCCTGATCCGCCAGCAGGGCCAGGCCCGGCCCCTGGCCCGCGCCTGGCTGCTCGACCAGCTCGTGCATGCCATCCCCCTGCCCATCGAGGAGGAGAAGGCCCTGATGGCGGCCTTCCTGGAGCGCCGTGGCATCACCGACGACGACCAGGTGCCCGGCTGGCTCCAGGAGCGCGGCCTGGTCTTCGATGACCTGCGCATGCTCGCCACCCAGAAGCAGCGCCTGCAGCGCCTGGTGCGCAGCCGATGGAGCGGTGAGGTGGAGGTGCGCTTCCTGCAGCGCAAGCCCGAGCTCGACCAGGTGGTCTATTCGCTGCTGCGGGTCGAGAGCGAGGACCTCGCCGCCGAGCTCCATCACCAGATCGCCGAAGGGGAAGCCGACTTCGCCGATCTCGCCCCGCTCCACTCCAGCGGCCCCGAGCGCCACTGCCGCGGCCAGATCGGCCCCCTGCCCCTGGCCACCGGCCACCCGAGCCTGGTGAGCCGGCTGCGCCGCGGCCGCCCCGGCCAGCTGTTCGACCCCTTCGAGGCCGGCGACAGCTGGGTGGTGCTGAGGCTGGAACAGTTCCTGCCGGCGGAGTTGAACGCCCCCACCAGGGAGCGCATGATGAGCGAACTCTTCGAAGAATGGCTCGAGCAGCGGGTGCGGCTCCTCCTCGAAGGCCAGCCGCTGCCGCCCCTCGACGCGATGCTCGCCCTGCTGCAGGAGGACGCCACCCCATGA
- a CDS encoding peptidase domain-containing ABC transporter — protein sequence MTSSPGAISGLLNDFTPFDRLPPARRDAIDPLLEPLRFRIGQTVLRPDVLPEGVLLLCSGQLRSLGPGPNGRGLRTIERLGPGSLVGWAGLLRRDPCEHLRATTDVEALLLPTAAFRDLLAGHPDFADWFANQPSAAELHTLLLALAKREPLGEALLDDWPLPADQVRLRSLRPGAPTELGLPPGFRWYASSGLPLAEPWSDRPLAAPGPEAPWLRLVGLAIPREAQAPITLGADPLAPTVLADEAGGTYAPALEPPPRRAGDRSGQLALARASGPRAVPIALCQALADYFGLPLNRDALADQVDAILQRQDQLNLVNIGQIMDTLGLRVVLSRVPASRLGRVPAPALLFQNGHFGLLDGVEPDGRARLLEAELGALLVPAEELVTHDGGLVELLLFDRKPDAKQARFDWSWYFPFLRQHRRELIEVLVASVVINALRVVFPLGLMVLIQSVVASRNIGALVSIASVMLLAALVESIFKTLRSFLFTDLANRIDLDAKATILDHLVRLPQGFFDARPVGRITFYFSQLDRLRDFLLGQTLPTLVDFAFSLIYIAILFAISPLLTLVTLATLPLIAAVGLVSNPLVRSQINRTMAQAVRASSFLTEAITGIQTIKSQNAELKTRWEFQNRYAAYIGEDFKLKVTRESIANLSNFLSNMGQLVVITVAIWLIIKGELNLAALFGFNILSGYIRQPLVQLVGTWQDFQFNTQALRMVADVVDRDTEQTREQASNIPLPPLQGRVQFVDVGFRFSDQGPMVLDGVDLEIPSGSFVGLVGISGSGKSTLLKLLSRFYPPERGSVLIDGLDIGKVELYSLRRQIGVVPQDSLLFDGTIRENLLMVKPDATAAEMIRAARIACAHDFIMQMPQGYNSSVGERGAGLSGGQRQRLALARAVLQNPRMLILDEATSALDATTERQVCINLFEAFRGRTVFFITHRLSTVQPADLIVLMDRGAVMEKGSHRQLMQLRGWYYALYRSQNQEGLS from the coding sequence ATGACCTCCTCTCCCGGGGCCATCAGCGGGCTGCTGAACGACTTCACCCCCTTCGACCGCCTGCCGCCCGCCCGCCGCGATGCGATCGACCCGCTGCTGGAACCCCTGCGTTTCCGCATCGGCCAGACCGTCCTGCGCCCAGACGTGCTGCCCGAGGGCGTGCTGCTGCTCTGCAGCGGCCAGCTGCGCAGCCTCGGCCCCGGCCCCAACGGCCGGGGGCTGCGCACGATCGAACGCCTCGGCCCCGGCTCCCTGGTGGGCTGGGCCGGCCTGCTGCGCCGCGATCCCTGCGAACACCTGCGCGCCACCACCGACGTGGAGGCCCTGCTGCTTCCCACCGCCGCCTTCCGCGACCTCCTGGCGGGCCATCCCGACTTCGCGGACTGGTTCGCCAACCAGCCCAGCGCCGCCGAGCTCCACACCCTGCTGCTGGCCCTGGCGAAACGGGAACCCCTCGGCGAAGCCCTCCTCGACGACTGGCCCCTCCCCGCCGACCAGGTGCGCCTGCGCAGCCTGCGGCCCGGCGCCCCCACCGAGCTGGGCCTGCCCCCCGGCTTCCGCTGGTACGCCAGCAGCGGCCTGCCCCTGGCCGAGCCCTGGTCGGACCGTCCCCTGGCGGCCCCCGGCCCCGAGGCCCCCTGGCTGCGGCTGGTGGGCCTGGCGATCCCCCGGGAGGCGCAAGCCCCGATCACCCTCGGCGCCGACCCCCTCGCCCCCACCGTGCTGGCCGATGAGGCCGGCGGCACCTACGCCCCCGCCCTCGAGCCCCCACCGCGCCGCGCCGGCGACCGCAGCGGCCAGTTGGCCCTGGCCCGCGCCAGCGGCCCCCGGGCCGTGCCCATCGCGCTCTGCCAGGCTCTGGCTGATTACTTCGGCCTGCCGCTGAACCGGGATGCCCTGGCCGATCAGGTGGACGCCATCCTGCAGCGCCAGGACCAGCTCAACCTGGTCAACATCGGCCAGATCATGGACACCCTCGGCCTGCGGGTGGTGCTCTCCCGCGTGCCCGCCAGCCGCCTGGGGCGGGTGCCCGCCCCGGCCCTGCTGTTCCAGAACGGCCATTTCGGCCTGCTCGACGGCGTCGAACCCGATGGCCGCGCCCGCCTGCTCGAGGCCGAACTCGGCGCCCTGCTGGTACCGGCCGAGGAGCTGGTCACCCACGACGGGGGCCTGGTGGAGCTGCTGCTGTTCGACCGCAAGCCCGATGCCAAGCAGGCGCGGTTCGACTGGAGCTGGTACTTCCCCTTCCTGCGCCAGCACCGCCGCGAGCTGATCGAGGTGTTGGTGGCCTCGGTGGTGATCAACGCCCTGCGTGTCGTCTTCCCGCTCGGCCTGATGGTGCTGATCCAGAGCGTGGTGGCCAGCCGCAACATCGGCGCCCTGGTGAGCATCGCCAGCGTGATGCTGCTCGCCGCCCTGGTGGAGAGCATCTTCAAGACGCTGCGCAGCTTCCTGTTCACCGACCTGGCCAACCGGATCGACCTGGACGCCAAGGCAACGATCCTCGACCACCTGGTGCGCCTGCCCCAGGGCTTCTTCGATGCCCGCCCCGTGGGCCGGATCACCTTCTACTTCTCCCAGCTCGACCGCCTGCGCGATTTCCTGCTCGGCCAGACCCTGCCCACCCTCGTCGACTTCGCCTTCAGCCTCATCTACATCGCGATCCTGTTCGCCATCAGCCCCCTGCTCACCCTGGTGACCCTGGCCACCCTGCCCCTGATCGCCGCCGTGGGCCTGGTCAGCAATCCCCTGGTGCGCAGCCAGATCAACCGCACCATGGCCCAGGCCGTGCGCGCCTCCAGCTTCCTCACCGAAGCGATCACCGGCATCCAGACGATCAAATCCCAGAACGCCGAACTCAAGACACGCTGGGAATTCCAGAACCGCTACGCCGCCTACATCGGTGAGGATTTCAAGCTCAAGGTCACCCGCGAATCGATCGCCAACCTCTCCAACTTCCTCAGCAACATGGGGCAGCTGGTGGTGATCACCGTGGCGATCTGGCTGATCATCAAGGGAGAACTCAACCTCGCCGCCCTGTTCGGCTTCAACATCCTCTCCGGCTACATCCGCCAGCCCCTGGTGCAGCTGGTGGGCACCTGGCAGGACTTCCAGTTCAACACCCAGGCCCTGCGGATGGTGGCCGACGTGGTCGACCGCGACACCGAGCAGACCCGCGAGCAGGCCAGCAACATCCCCCTGCCCCCCCTGCAGGGCCGGGTGCAGTTCGTGGATGTGGGCTTCCGCTTCAGCGACCAGGGCCCCATGGTGCTCGACGGGGTTGATCTGGAGATCCCCTCCGGCTCGTTCGTGGGGCTGGTGGGCATCTCCGGCAGCGGCAAGTCCACCCTGCTGAAGCTGCTCTCCCGCTTCTACCCGCCGGAGCGGGGCAGTGTCCTGATCGATGGTCTCGACATCGGCAAGGTGGAGCTCTATTCCCTGCGCCGGCAGATCGGCGTGGTGCCCCAGGATTCGCTCCTCTTCGACGGCACCATCCGCGAGAACCTGCTGATGGTGAAGCCCGATGCCACCGCCGCCGAAATGATCCGCGCCGCCCGCATCGCCTGCGCCCACGACTTCATCATGCAGATGCCCCAGGGCTACAACTCCAGCGTCGGCGAGCGGGGCGCCGGCCTCTCCGGCGGCCAGCGCCAGCGCCTCGCCCTGGCCCGGGCCGTGCTCCAGAACCCCCGGATGCTGATCCTCGACGAGGCCACCAGCGCCCTCGATGCCACCACCGAGCGCCAGGTGTGCATCAACCTGTTTGAGGCCTTCCGGGGCCGCACCGTCTTCTTCATCACCCATCGCCTCTCCACCGTCCAGCCCGCCGACCTGATCGTGCTGATGGACCGGGGCGCCGTGATGGAGAAGGGCAGCCACCGCCAGCTGATGCAGCTGCGCGGCTGGTACTACGCCCTCTACCGCAGCCAGAACCAGGAGGGACTCAGCTGA
- a CDS encoding HlyD family efflux transporter periplasmic adaptor subunit, translated as MATPPRSADPASRLVALMEDCVGWLRSPRASRRPVMPVRVDLVGRNAPSATAPPAAATPPSAAEAVPVAAPEAGHPFGAGLATPDSDAPREWSFRETVVLRKSRRSSSLLVWAGVGGVVALGLWSVTAPIAETVAVPGKLEPSTTVKDVDSPVPGVVEEVLVKEGQSVTKGQPLIRFDLREPRSKLAAAESIRERLLNENLVARATLGEDAATAGLTANQRSQLKDRARELNSRLEAAREELAKSSTRLAGYRDSLRIYSDIERRYQSLVRDGAVSEVQLLEARNRMQDLQTSVAEEEREIARLRSQLVNTGSGTDVELRTTIETNLRQISDLDAQIRQARLQIQYGVLTAPTDGLVFDVEASAGSVVGATETIPLLKVVPQDSLRARVYLPNKAIGFVQVGQSADLSIETFPANSFGYVPATVERIGSDALTPEEQTRVLGTQVEGLHFPVILQLRRQTIPLPDKGSVPLQAGMALTADIKLRERRVISLLTGLFEDQRRNLQRLRSN; from the coding sequence ATGGCCACCCCACCCCGCTCCGCCGATCCCGCCTCCCGGCTCGTGGCCCTGATGGAGGACTGCGTCGGTTGGCTGCGCTCCCCCCGGGCCAGCCGCCGCCCGGTCATGCCGGTGCGGGTCGATCTGGTGGGCCGGAATGCCCCGTCCGCCACGGCCCCACCAGCGGCCGCCACCCCGCCCTCCGCGGCCGAGGCGGTCCCCGTTGCCGCCCCGGAGGCCGGTCACCCCTTCGGCGCCGGCCTCGCCACCCCCGACAGCGACGCACCGCGTGAATGGTCGTTTCGCGAGACGGTGGTGCTGCGCAAGAGCCGCCGCAGCTCCAGCCTGCTGGTCTGGGCGGGGGTGGGGGGTGTGGTGGCCCTGGGCCTGTGGAGCGTCACCGCCCCGATCGCCGAAACCGTCGCGGTTCCGGGCAAGCTCGAGCCCTCCACCACCGTCAAGGACGTGGATTCGCCCGTCCCCGGCGTGGTGGAGGAGGTGCTGGTGAAGGAGGGCCAGTCGGTGACGAAGGGCCAGCCCCTGATCCGCTTCGACCTGCGCGAGCCCCGCAGCAAGCTGGCGGCGGCCGAGAGCATTCGCGAGCGGCTGCTCAACGAGAACCTCGTCGCCCGCGCCACCCTCGGCGAGGACGCCGCCACCGCCGGTCTCACCGCCAACCAGCGCAGCCAGCTGAAGGATCGCGCCCGCGAACTCAACAGCCGCCTGGAGGCCGCCCGCGAAGAGCTGGCCAAGAGCAGCACCCGCCTGGCGGGCTACCGCGATTCCCTGCGCATCTACAGCGACATCGAGCGCCGCTACCAGTCCCTGGTCCGTGACGGCGCCGTCAGCGAGGTGCAGCTGCTCGAGGCCCGCAACCGGATGCAGGACCTCCAGACCAGCGTGGCCGAGGAGGAGCGCGAGATCGCCCGGCTGCGCTCCCAGCTGGTCAACACCGGCTCCGGCACCGACGTGGAACTGCGCACGACGATCGAGACCAACCTGCGCCAGATCAGCGATCTCGACGCCCAGATCCGCCAGGCCCGCCTGCAGATCCAGTACGGCGTGCTCACGGCTCCGACCGATGGCCTGGTGTTCGACGTCGAGGCCAGTGCCGGCAGCGTGGTCGGCGCCACCGAGACCATCCCGCTGCTCAAGGTGGTGCCCCAGGACTCGCTGCGGGCCAGGGTCTACCTGCCCAACAAGGCCATCGGCTTCGTGCAGGTGGGCCAGAGCGCCGACCTCTCGATCGAGACCTTCCCGGCCAACAGCTTCGGCTACGTGCCGGCGACGGTGGAACGCATCGGCTCCGATGCCCTCACCCCCGAGGAGCAGACCCGGGTGCTCGGCACCCAGGTGGAGGGCCTCCACTTCCCGGTCATCCTCCAGCTCCGCCGCCAGACCATCCCCCTGCCCGACAAGGGCAGCGTGCCGCTGCAGGCCGGCATGGCCCTCACCGCCGACATCAAGCTGCGGGAACGGCGCGTGATCAGCCTGCTCACCGGCCTGTTCGAGGATCAGCGCCGCAACCTGCAGCGCCTGCGATCCAATTGA
- a CDS encoding glycosyltransferase — protein sequence MLIHQNHPGQFRDLTPALERRGHRVLGLGATPRSLTPGAPGPSDAPPASGGPRLHYGWQPPVLPAGLADPLLEASLRRAGRVQERCLQLREQGFRPDAVIGHSGWGELLYLRDIWPEAVLIAYPELYATPLLLGYGFDADLGEPSPALRAQWRRGNLMGLAAVADADACVVPTRFARDTFPPHLRGRFQVLHEGITLPAPSTGAVRLQLEGGPTLTKGDPVITFASRNLEPLRGFRTFLRALPAVLAARPDARAVIVGGTDSGYGAPSSHPDGHKGELLALLGHRLPVERIHFLPPLPHRELLALFRISAAHVHLTYPYALSWSVLEAMACGALVVGSDNPPLNEVIQHGQNGLLVPFNEPDRLAEALLAVLADPPAFAAMAEAGRATVAARYEVNRAAEAFEALILSLRLLP from the coding sequence TTGCTGATCCATCAGAACCATCCCGGTCAGTTTCGTGATCTGACACCCGCCCTCGAGCGCCGCGGCCATCGTGTGCTCGGCCTGGGCGCCACACCCCGGAGCCTCACACCAGGAGCACCAGGCCCGTCGGACGCCCCACCCGCCAGCGGCGGCCCCCGTCTCCACTACGGCTGGCAGCCGCCGGTCCTCCCCGCCGGGCTGGCCGACCCGCTGCTGGAGGCCAGCCTGCGCCGGGCCGGCCGGGTCCAGGAGCGCTGCCTGCAGCTGCGGGAGCAGGGGTTCCGCCCCGATGCCGTGATCGGCCACAGCGGCTGGGGGGAGCTGCTCTACCTGCGCGACATCTGGCCCGAGGCAGTGCTGATCGCCTACCCCGAGCTCTATGCCACCCCGCTTCTGCTCGGCTACGGCTTCGATGCCGATCTGGGCGAACCCTCCCCCGCCCTGCGGGCCCAGTGGCGCCGGGGCAACCTGATGGGCCTGGCGGCGGTGGCCGATGCCGACGCCTGCGTCGTGCCCACCCGCTTCGCCCGGGACACCTTCCCTCCGCACCTGCGCGGCCGCTTCCAGGTGCTGCACGAAGGCATCACCCTGCCGGCCCCCAGCACCGGGGCCGTCCGCCTGCAGCTGGAGGGCGGCCCGACCCTGACCAAGGGGGATCCGGTGATCACTTTCGCCAGCCGCAACCTCGAACCCCTGCGCGGCTTCCGCACCTTCCTGCGGGCCCTGCCGGCCGTGCTGGCCGCCCGGCCGGACGCCCGGGCCGTGATCGTGGGGGGCACCGACAGCGGCTATGGGGCCCCCTCGTCCCATCCCGATGGCCACAAGGGTGAACTGCTGGCCCTGCTCGGCCACCGGCTTCCCGTGGAGCGGATCCATTTCCTGCCGCCCCTGCCGCACCGCGAGCTGCTGGCCCTGTTCCGCATCAGCGCCGCCCACGTCCACCTCACCTACCCCTACGCCCTCTCCTGGAGTGTGCTGGAGGCGATGGCCTGCGGCGCCCTCGTGGTGGGCTCCGACAATCCGCCGCTGAATGAGGTGATCCAGCACGGCCAGAACGGGCTGCTGGTGCCCTTCAACGAACCCGACCGCCTGGCCGAGGCGTTGCTGGCCGTGCTCGCCGATCCGCCCGCCTTCGCGGCCATGGCCGAAGCGGGCCGCGCCACGGTCGCCGCCCGCTACGAGGTGAACCGGGCCGCCGAGGCCTTCGAGGCCCTGATCCTCAGCCTGCGCCTGCTGCCCTGA
- a CDS encoding glycosyltransferase family 9 protein — MSVLSGDANLGQVLKEAEAAELRQEWCEAACIYQELITAAAAPAPLLLRAANALWLSDQPEEALVLYRRASLLQPDSPAPFMGLGNSLRDLNRFEAADRAFRASRQRGDGPALACNHAALLIGLESYGEAYALAERRFELPGMGPGPEGGVAAVVASAPVLHVRTEQGLGDGLQYLRWIPPLLEQAAARGQSVVLEVEPSLVALLRRGLDWLPQPPEVRTRPAPGGDGPGEHGQGAARSGDVVSLLSLPAALGGAPCPQPPGSDGRGTYLRGLAPAAPADGSGLRPRVGLTWASGRKLADGFTRREYRKRTLPAAALVRLVEGLVAQGWEPVLLQQGEDRSMAEPVAHRFGDAIAPDGDFLATARVLASTDLLITVDTAMAHLAGAMGHPAWVLLPFSADPRWLRHRDDSPWYPSLRLFRQGADRDWLAVVAAVLQAVAAAPAFRAAGAG; from the coding sequence CGCTGCTGTTGCGGGCGGCCAATGCCCTCTGGCTCTCGGATCAGCCGGAGGAGGCCCTGGTGCTCTACCGGCGCGCGTCCCTGCTGCAGCCGGACAGCCCCGCCCCCTTCATGGGCCTGGGCAACAGCCTGCGGGATCTGAACCGCTTCGAGGCGGCCGATCGGGCCTTCCGGGCCAGCCGCCAGCGGGGGGACGGCCCGGCCCTGGCCTGCAACCATGCCGCCCTGCTGATCGGGCTGGAGTCCTACGGGGAGGCCTATGCCCTGGCCGAACGCCGCTTCGAGCTGCCCGGGATGGGCCCCGGACCGGAGGGTGGCGTGGCGGCGGTGGTGGCCAGCGCCCCGGTGCTGCACGTGCGCACCGAGCAGGGACTGGGCGATGGCCTGCAGTACCTGCGCTGGATCCCCCCGCTGCTCGAGCAGGCCGCGGCCCGGGGTCAGTCGGTGGTGCTGGAGGTGGAACCGTCCCTGGTGGCACTGCTGCGGCGGGGCCTGGACTGGCTGCCCCAGCCGCCGGAGGTGCGCACCAGGCCAGCTCCGGGCGGCGACGGTCCGGGCGAGCACGGGCAGGGTGCTGCCCGATCCGGCGACGTGGTGAGTCTGCTGTCACTGCCGGCGGCCCTCGGCGGGGCCCCCTGTCCCCAGCCTCCGGGGTCCGATGGGCGGGGCACCTACCTGCGGGGGCTGGCCCCGGCCGCGCCCGCCGACGGCTCGGGCCTGCGGCCGCGGGTGGGGCTCACCTGGGCCAGTGGCCGCAAGCTCGCCGATGGGTTCACCCGTCGGGAATACCGCAAGCGCACCCTGCCGGCGGCCGCCCTGGTGCGGCTGGTGGAGGGCCTGGTGGCGCAGGGGTGGGAGCCGGTGCTGCTGCAGCAGGGGGAGGACCGCTCCATGGCGGAGCCCGTGGCCCATCGGTTCGGCGACGCCATCGCCCCTGACGGCGACTTTCTGGCCACGGCCCGGGTGCTGGCCAGCACCGATCTGCTGATCACGGTGGACACGGCCATGGCCCACCTGGCCGGCGCCATGGGCCACCCGGCCTGGGTGCTGCTCCCCTTCAGCGCCGATCCCCGCTGGCTGCGGCACCGGGACGACAGCCCCTGGTACCCGAGCCTGCGCCTGTTTCGCCAGGGCGCGGACCGGGACTGGCTCGCGGTGGTGGCGGCGGTGCTGCAGGCGGTGGCGGCAGCGCCGGCGTTCAGGGCAGCAGGCGCAGGCTGA